TCGAAGTGTAAGACAATATACGTTTCCCAAGGCCGAGGCAGAGGGAGGGGTGCATGGTAGTGCGGGAAGATCCCGAAGCGACAACGAGTCGCGAAGCGCAGGCGGCGATCACTCAGCAACGGTTCACGGACCAATTGCTGTCGCGACTGAACCTAGCTGATTTCATGGCAGTCTTGATGGTAGCGGCGACGGCCTTTAGCGCCTTCGCGACGTGGCGGACCGCCTCGATCGCCAACGCGATCTATGCGGCGGCCGAGCGCGCCTATTTCGGTCTCGAATCGACCACACTCGATGCCAGCCGGCCCGGGCATCCACGCGTCGTGATCGATTATCGCAACCTTGGCGATGTCTCAGCGACGAACCTGAAGATTATCTGGCGCTTGATCATCGACGGGGAGGAGGTAAAGTCCACTACGAAGATCATCACGCCGGGAATTCTGTCGCCGGGCACGCAACATCTGTTTCGAATGCCGATTCCGCCTGCGGCCTATGCTTCGATTGTGGCGGGTAAATCCTCACTCGAGGTGCAAATCGCCGCCGCGTACAACAATCTTCGGGGGAATCCGCTCTGCTATATGGCAAAACTGGTCTACGACGCCGAAGAGAAAGATTTCGACATCACAAACGGGACGCTTGACTGTGCGGCACAACGCGGTCTCTGGCCGTGACCTCAGGTGGAGCAAAGATTATGCGCTGTCCAGTTTGCAAACGTGAAACCGATCCCTCGCCGCAGAACCGCTATCGCCCGTTCTGCTCGGAGCGCTGCCGGATGGCCGATCTCGGAACCTGGGCCAGCGAGGCGTATAGCGTCGCCGGGGGAACAATCGACGATCACGAGCATCCCGATGATCATGAACATCCGCATGAACACTCCCGCGCGCGGCCTCGCGAACGGCCCGGCAAACAACCCCAGGAACAACCCACTGACCGCGCGCGCAAGAAACCGCGGGAGTGAGCGTCGCGCGCTCCGCCCCTCGTTGTCCGCCTAAGA
The nucleotide sequence above comes from Candidatus Binataceae bacterium. Encoded proteins:
- the yacG gene encoding DNA gyrase inhibitor YacG, translated to MRCPVCKRETDPSPQNRYRPFCSERCRMADLGTWASEAYSVAGGTIDDHEHPDDHEHPHEHSRARPRERPGKQPQEQPTDRARKKPRE